Proteins co-encoded in one Aspergillus flavus chromosome 2, complete sequence genomic window:
- a CDS encoding camp-dependent protein kinase has product MATTQNGSELRGDAGLLKTQNNGLQDDDNQDQIGSNSPSPSGMATPQPEFSDKRQPSIMHNFFQVGASHGPLYPPKSQFFPSETAASAHLVQSSAYVTGTQDDQSTGHHSSSSGSFVMMERDEASGMKSSNVEAKEITPESLPHTNLPTPPYCSASSLLQKESETAELGSSAPEKGMGSIFNALKNILSPPASVSPEPAARRHTSHPVSSVSDDPVLATHFSNPSLPHTSDPMCLSEVPLLEHEKPHISLSSENLAKLTGNVSDLARLKNTPPLTPRAMSNEGSQTDKPPATSSPESTEPTHQADEMDKSTDEIAGKLEEAFPSPAETPQPSGPPVAPIKGNLYVKISEGRGLKPGFDPYVVCVFEWNEWISKSAQDEEEESIERRQKEQEQSDRDAGRPMAIPMKSRQSSNNSSLDGPDLRGRAPVTDPHWNHEATFDVFGDQSEIDVSVYDRKNQEAFLGHVRLCVNLKEDNSRLEGWFPLSARGAGDSAVSGEIYMEMRFEHTEKKQVGPDDFQVLKLIGKGTFGQVYQVKKKDTRRIYAMKVLSKKVIIQKKEVAHTLGERNILVRTAMAASPFIVGLKFSFQTPTDLYLVTDYMSGGELFWHLQKEGRFQEARAKFYIAELILALQHLHEHDIVYRDLKPENILLDANGHIALCDFGLSKANLAQNDTTNTFCGTTEYLAPEVLLDEQGYTKMVDFWSLGVLVFEMCCGWSPFYAEDTQQMYKNIAFGKVRFPRDALSTEGRNFVKGLLNRNPKHRLGAKADAKELKEHPFFHDVDWDALSKKQVIPPFKPKLKSDTDTSNFDPEFTNANATLNDRAAAVANSYMPASTPLSPGLQANFKGFTFVNESSIDHHLKHEPTDHMDEDPDTWQRPHRPGGFDDHRMTGVPKAHEGGEPGIFNVDDNFDM; this is encoded by the exons ATGGCTACCACTCAAAACGGATCCGAGTTGCGTGGAGATGCTGGCTTGCTGAAAACCCAGAA CAATGGTCTACAGGACGACGACAATCAAGATCAGATCGGCTCAAACAGTCCGAGTCCGTCCGGGATGGCTACTCCACAGCCCGAGTTCTCGGATAAGCGCCAGCCTTCCATAATGCACAATTTCTTCCAGGTTGGTGCTTCCCATGGTCCGCTTTACCCTCCCAAATCACAGTTCTTTCCTTCTGAGACTGCTGCCTCCGCGCACCTGGTTCAGTCGAGCGCGTACGTCACAGGGACACAGGATGACCAAAGCACTGGTCACCATTCCTCGTCTTCGGGGTCCTTTGTCATGATGGAGCGTGACGAGGCATCGGGGATGAAGTCTTCAAATGTCGAAGCAAAGGAGATAACACCAGAGTCTTTACCTCACACGAATTTACCTACCCCCCCTTATTGCTCTGCGTCTTCCCTGCTTCAGAAAGAGTCGGAGACGGCTGAGCTAGGGTCGTCGGCCCCAGAGAAAGGGATGGGTTCCATTTTTAATGCGCTGAAGAACATTCTGTCTCCACCTGCAAGCGTTTCTCCTGAGCCTGCAGCTCGCCGTCATACCTCTCATCCAGTCTCCAGCGTCTCTGACGACCCAGTCCTTGCCACCCACTTCTCAAAcccctctcttcctcataCCTCTGACCCGATGTGTTTATCGGAAGTTCCCCTCCTCGAGCACGAGAAGCCACacatttctttgtcttctgaGAACCTTGCGAAGCTAACTGGGAATGTGTCTGATCTTGCACGTTTAAAGAATACCCCACCGCTTACCCCGCGTGCCATGTCCAATGAAGGGTCACAGACCGATAAGCCGCCGGCTACATCGTCGCCTGAGTCGACAGAGCCAACACATCAGGCCGATGAGATGGACAAATCAACTGATGAAATTGCCGGAAAACTTGAGGAAGCgtttccatctccagccGAAACTCCACAACCTTCAGGGCCGCCAGTTGCTCCGATCAAGGGCAATTTGTATGTGAAAATTTCAGAAGGCCGCGGGCTTAAGCCAGGGTTTGATCCTTATGTTGTTTGCGTGTTCGAATGGAATGAGTGGATCTCGAAGAGCGCgcaggacgaagaagaagagtctATCGAGCGACGTCagaaggagcaggagcagtCTGATCGCGACGCTGGGCGGCCGATGGCCATCCCAATGAAGAGCCGGCAAAGTAGCAACAACAGCTCCCTTGATGGCCCTGATCTTAGGGGGAGGGCACCCGTGACCGATCCCCATTGGAACCATGAAGCCACCTT CGATGTCTTCGGCGATCAATCTGAAATTGATGTTTCAGTATATGACCGCAAGAACCAAGAAGCATTTCTAGGTCACGTGCGACTGTGCGTTAACCTCAAGGAAGACAACAGCCGGCTAGAAGGATGGTTCCCCTTGTCTGCTCGCGGCGCAGGTGACTCTGCAGTATCTGGTGAAATCTACATGGAAATGCGTTTTGAGCATACCGAGAAGAAACAGGTGGGCCCGGATGATTTTCAGGTTCTGAAGCTTATTGGCAAAGGCACATTCGGTCAGGTCTATcaagtgaagaagaaagacacaCGCCGAATTTATGCCATGAAAGTTTTGTCGAAGAAGGTGATCATtcagaagaaggaagttGCACATACCTTGGGAGAACGGAATATTCTGGTTCGGACCGCTATGGCTGCCTCTCCATTCATTGTCGGTCTCAAATTCTCTTTTCAAACCCCGACCGATCTCTACCTCGTTACAGACTACATGTCAGGGGGCGAACTCTTCTGGCATCTTCAAAAGGAAGGGCGGTTCCAGGAGGCCCGTGCCAAGTTCTACATCGCGGAGCTTATCTTAGCTCTTCAGCATCTCCACGAGCACGACATCGTTTACCGCGACCTGAAACCGGAAAACATCCTTCTCGACGCTAACGGTCACATCGCACTCTGTGACTTTGGATTATCCAAAGCCAATCTCGCTCAGAATGACACCACAAACACATTCTGCGGCACAACCGAGTATCTAGCACCGGAAGTTCTACTTGATGAGCAAGGATACACCAAGATGGTTGACTTCTGGTCTCTGGGTGTACTTGTCTTCGAGATGTGTTGCGGTTGGAGTCCCTTTTACGCCGAAGATACCCAGCAAATGTATAAGAATATCGCTTTCGGCAAGGTTAGGTTCCCACGAGACGCGTTAAGTACCGAGGGCAGAAACTTCGTGAAAGGCTTGCTCAACCGCAATCCGAAGCACCGGCTGGGTGCCAAGGCAGATGCCAAAGAACTCAAGGAACACCCATTTTTCCATGATGTGGATTGGGACGCTTTGTCCAAGAAGCAGGTCATCCCGCCGTTCAAACCGAAACTTAAATCCGATACGGATACTTCGAACTTCGATCCCGAGTTCACAAATGCCAACGCCACGTTAAACGACCGTGCAGCAGCAGTAGCGAATAGTTATATGCCAGCATCCACCCCGCTGTCCCCGGGTTTGCAAGCTAACTTCAAAGGCTTCACTTTCGTTAACGAGAGCTCAATTGACCATCATCTGAAGCATGAACCCACAGATCATATGGACGAGGACCCTGATACTTGGCAACGACCGCACCGCCCTGGGGGTTTTGACGATCACCGTATGACTGGTGTTCCCAAGGCTCACGAAGGCGGAGAGCCTGGAATCTTCAATGTTGATGACAATTTCGATATGTGA
- a CDS encoding chromatin remodelling complex Rsc7/Swp82 subunit-domain-containing protein — translation MARKLRAAAQAAQQSLRNAPPPLPDASDEEMAEAPQSRGSSPAIEDPGDASDKDPDVVPEPDPPQEDEPAAVTHPPSRGDTPTRGRVSAIPRKRRIGRPPKNRPPDWDLPDDGTAAPPIHVSTPVKRRRGRPAASGGRWARNRGPSHVTQVPIDKEGNMMDVIDDEVALPDDPEGETKVDKNGVLKGDREYRVRTFTILNRGEKHYMLSTEPARCIGFRDSYLFFQKHKLLYKIIIDDDAKRDLIEREIIPHSYKGRAIGVVTARSVFREFGAKIIVGGRKVVDDYNVKAARERGDVEGELAVPEDKLPPPGEPYNKNQYVAWHGASSVYHTQAPSVPLPTGKAVDSKKRKVTVTGDNWMLEHAREASHYNSILSNVRRENLGGVYDIHTNAMQYPKIMQPSHARWERLPPPDPRVATKLTKEMSTLSLTNGAEEEEPTTESDAQDDKTTEETTNDSIFSTIPYAFSRRFAIHDVHYETPPYSNMGIPGPDGDVHDLGSNGIISTANLSYPEFVSPEILAELPADCKEALVEAAAREWEWKSKWHSEVGDGARTTPLKSYAWFP, via the exons ATGGCGAGGAAGCTTAGAGCGGCTGCACAGGCAGCACAACAGTCGCTGA GGAATGCTCCTCCTCCGCTCCCCGATGCCTCCGATGAGGAAATGGCTGAAGCGCCTCAGTCGCGCGGGTCTTCTCCCGCCATAGAAGATCCAGGCGATGCGTCCGACAAGGATCCCGATGTTGTCCCCGAACCCGACCCGCCACAGGAAGACGAGCCTGCCGCAGTCACCCATCCTCCATCGCGCGGCGACACTCCAACCCGTGGCCGTGTGTCCGCCATTCCGCGAAAACGACGTATCGGTCGGCCTCCGAAGAACCGCCCCCCTGACTGGGATCTGCCTGACGACGGTACGGCGGCGCCGCCGATTCATGTAAGCACGCCCGTGAAGAGGAGACGTGGTCGCCCTGCAGCTAGCGGCGGACGATGGGCTCGGAATCGGGGACCGTCGCATGTAACCCAGGTCCCGATTGACAAGGAAGGGAACATGATGGACgtcattgatgatgaagtggCCCTGCCAGATGACCCTGAGGGTGAGACCAAAGTGGACAAGAATGGCGTTTTGAAGGGCGACCGAGAGTATCGTGTTCGTACGTTTACGATTCTTAATCGTGGCGAGAAACATTACATGTTGTCGACAGAGCCAGCCCGATGTATTGGATTCAGGGACTCCTACCTGTTCTTTCAGAAACACAAGCTTCTTTacaagatcatcatcgaTGATGACGCCAAGCGTGATCTCATTGAAAGAGAGATCATCCCTCATTCGTATAAGGGTCGAGCCATTGGTGTGGTGACCGCTCGGTCCGTGTTTAGGGAATTTGGCGCCAAAATCATCGTTGGTGGCAGGAAAGTCGTTGATGACTACAACGTTAAGGCAGCCAGGGAGCGGGGGGACGTGGAGGGTGAACTCGCAGTGCCTGAGGATAAGCTCCCCCCTCCGGGAGAGCCATACAACAAGAATCAATATGTGGCGTGGCACGGAGCTAGTAGCGTCTATCACACCCAAGCACCATCGGTGCCTCTGCCTACTGGTAAGGCTGTCGATTCTAAGAAGCGGAAAGTGACTGTTACTGGCGATAACTGGATGCTCGAACATGCCCGAGAAGCTAG CCATTATAATTCAATACTTTCGAACGTACGTCGCGAAAACCTTGGAGGCGTATACGATATTCATACGAATGCTATGCAATACCCCAAAATTATGCAGCCCTCACACGCTCGTTGGGAGCGTCTACCACCTCCAGACCCTCGAGTAGCGACCAAGTTGACCAAAGAGATGTCGACTTTGAGTCTCACCAATGGagccgaagaggaggaaCCAACTACTGAAAGTGACGCGCAAGATGACAAGACCACCGAGGAAACGACCAACGACTCTATCTTTTCAACGATTCCCTATGCCTTTTCTCGTCGTTTCGCTATCCACGATGTTCATTACGAAACTCCACCGTATTCCAATATGGGCATTCCCGGGCCTGACGGCGATGTGCATGATCTCGGCTCAAACGGTATCATCAGCACCGCAAATCTATCATATCCTGAATTTGTGAGTCCCGAAATTCTGGCCGAGCTACCCGCAGACTGCAAGGAAGCTCTTGTCGAGGCCGCTGCGCGCGAGTGGGAATGGAAGTCCAAGTGGCACAGCGAGGTGGGCGACGGTGCTCGCACGACTCCGCTCAAGAGTTATGCCTGGTTTCCTTGA
- a CDS encoding Snf7-domain-containing protein, with protein sequence MWSWFGGSAAQKRKDAPKDAILKLREQLDMLQKREKHLENLMEEQDAVARKNVTTNKNAAKSALRRKKVHEKNLEQTTAQIIQLEQQIYSIEAANINQETLNAMKQAGAAMTQIHGNLTIDKVDETMDQLREQHQLSEEIAQAITNTQIGDQADETELDAELEGLEQEAMDERMLHTGTVPVADQLNRLPAAANGEPKGKSKVQEEEDEEAELEKLRAEMAMG encoded by the exons ATGTGGTCATGGTTTGGCGGCTCGGCAGCCCAGAAGCGGAAGGATGCGCCTAAGGATGCGATCCTCAAGCTGCGGGAGCAGCTTGATATGCTGCAGAAGCGCGAGAAGCACCTGGAGAATCTGATGGAGGAGCAGGATGCCGTGGCGAGGAAGAACGTGACGACGAATAAGAATG CGGCCAAGTCTGCCCTGCGACGTAAGAAGGTGCACGAGAAGAACCTCGAACAGACGACGGCGCAAATCATCCAGCTAGAACAACAGATATATTCGATCGAGGCGGCGAATATCAACCAGGAGACTTTGAACGCGATGAAGCAGGCTGGCGCAGCCATGACGCAGATCCACGGTAACTTGACTATTGATAAGGTTGATGAGACAAT GGACCAACTCCGCGAGCAACACCAACTCAGCGAGGAAATCGCACAGGCTATCACAAACACCCAGATTGGCGACCAGGCAGACGAGACCGAGCTGGACGCCGAGCTCGAAGGTCTGGAACAGGAGGCGATGGACGAGCGGATGCTTCACACAGGGACAGTACCGGTTGCAGATCAACTCAATCGGTTACCGGCCGCGGCGAACGGAGAAC CCAAAGGCAAATCAAAGGtacaagaggaagaagacgaggaagcaGAACTGGAGAAGCTGCGCGCGGAGATGGCTATGGGATAA
- a CDS encoding CST complex subunit Ten1, with protein MNGPPPSTRAFLSSVPSLPAGLKVRFLGCVKTYNITTGYLILEHNYPRCKPTQEPPSIPVDVNAVLGTVTADELRVGAWVNVLGYVRREESSAYVEAVMVFRAGAIAVGEYERILHNSLEVDRRVQRPK; from the exons ATGAATGGCCCTCCTCCTTCTACGAGAGCTTTTCTCTCTAGTGtaccttctcttcctgctGGTTTGAAGGTTCGGTTTCTTGGTTG CGTAAAGACCTATAACATCACCACAGGCTACCTAATCCTAGAACATAACTACCCCCGCTGTAAGCCAACCCAAGAGCCACCCAGCATCCCCGTCGATGTCAATGCCGTTCTGGGAACGGTAACGGCGGATGAGTTGCGAGTTGGGGCGTGGGTTAACGTGCTCGGGTACgtgagaagagaagagtcCTCGGCCTACGTGGAGGCAGTCATGGTATTCCGAGCCGGAGCAATCGCAGTGGGAGAGTACGAAAGGATTCTGCATAATTCATTAGAAGTGGATCGAAGGGTGCAGAGGCCTAAATGA
- a CDS encoding MFS multidrug transporter: MPSSKHHPSDCEKWPQHAQEEASPADTNSLAESTSTEDTEELQQIVTQASRQSVPSLARKTTTIGTNATSDPRYEVDFEDENDRMNPKNWSLRYKGMGIAFLSWNTLVIVLYSTSYTSGVADIAAEFGTSSTIVTLGLTLYLIGLAVGSMFMAPLSEVYGRKPVSVGCLFVFMVLIIPCARAESVATLIVVRFIGAFFGSVMISTAPGMVSDLVNDEERALAMSIWSIGPVNGPVLGPIIGGFVTQYLGWRWMDWIALMLSGVALVFSLIMKETYGPIILQKKAARMRKETGDPYWSRYDQKASLGEILKVNLGRPFVMAVTEPICIFWNIYIAIVYGILYLCFTAYPIVFRDIRGWSLGLSGLAFLGIGIGCLITIACEPFIRRMINNHAIDPETGKVPPEAMVSIVCISAILIPAGELWFAWTCAPASIHWIVPILAGVPFGAGNTGVFIYASNYLSYSYGVYAASAMAGNSVIRSILGGVLPLVGTYLYAGIGPNWSGTLLGLLEVAIIPIPIVFYKYGYKIRRKSALIVRMQEDKKRLEGKRLRLQQRLEARANAEATEKEKMEV; the protein is encoded by the exons ATGCCTTCCTCTAAGCATCACCCTTCCGATTGCGAGAAATGGCCCCAACACGCCCAGGAGGAGGCCTCTCCGGCGGATACCAATTCGCTTGCCGAGTCTACCTCGACGGAGGATACTGAAGAACTACAACAAATTGTCACACAAGCTTCGCGACAGTCGGTGCCTTCTCTGGCCAGAAAGACCACCACTATCGGTACTAACGCAACGTCGGACCCGAGGTACGAAGTCGACTTTGAGGATGAAAATGATCGGATGAACCCCAAAAACTGGTCGCTCAGGTACAAAGGGATGGGAATTGCGTTTCTGTCCTGGAACACTCTGGTCAT TGTCTTGTACTCCACCTCATATACCTCTGGCGTCGCAGACATCGCGGCCGAGTTTGGGACTTCAAGCACTATTGTTACCTTGGGCCTTACTCTATACCTTATCGGCCTTGCTGTTGGCTCTATGTTTATGGCACCCTTAAGTGAGGTGTACGGTCGAAAGCCCGTATCTGTGGGTTGCTTGTTTGTTTTTATGGTTTTGATCATACCCTGTGCGCGCGCGGAATCTGTAGCCACTCTCATCGTTGTACGATTCATTGGTGCTTTCTTTGGTAGTGTCATGATTTCCACTGCGCCAGGAATGGTGTCAGATCTAGTCAATGATGAAGAGCGAGCCCTCGCAATGTCGATTTGGAGTATTGGTCCAGTAAATGGCCCAG TCTTGGGACCAATCATTGGAGGCTTTGTCACGCAATATCTCGGCTGGCGTTGGATGGACTGGATCGCGCTGATGCTATCCGGTGTCGCTCTAGTCTTCTCATTGATCATGAAAGAGACTTACGGTCCCATAATCCTCCAGAAGAAAGCTGCTCGCATGCGCAAAGAGACCGGGGACCCCTACTGGAGCCGATACGACCAAAAGGCTAGTCTAGGTGAGATCCTGAAAGTAAATTTGGGACGGCCCTTCGTCATGGCTGTCACCGAGCCTATCTG CATATTCTGGAACATCTACATCGCAATCGTCTACGGCATCCTATACCTCTGCTTCACCGCCTATCCCATCGTCTTCCGCGATATTCGCGGCTGGTCCCTCGGACTCTCCGGCCTCGCCTTCCTGGGCATCGGCATCGGCTGCCTCATAACCATCGCCTGCGAACCCTTCATCCGCCGTATGATCAACAACCACGCAATCGACCCTGAGACCGGCAAAGTGCCCCCAGAAGCCATGGTCTCGATCGTATGCATTTccgccatcctcatccccgCCGGCGAACTCTGGTTTGCATGGACCTGCGCTCCGGCGTCCATCCACTGGATTGTGCCCATCCTCGCGGGAGTTCCGTTTGGCGCTGGAAACACGGGCGTGTTCATTTATGCGTCGAATTATCTGTCGTATAGTTATGGAGTATACGCCGCGTCTGCCATGGCGGGTAACTCTGTCATTCGGAGTATTTTGGGCGGTGTTTTGCCCTTGGTGGGTACGTATCTCTATGCTGGGATTGGACCTAATTGGTCTGGGACATTGCTTGGTTTGCTTGAGGTGGCTATTATTCCGATTCCGATTGTGTTCTATAAGTATGGATACAAGATCCGGAGGAAGAGTGCCTTGATTGTGCGGATGCAGGAGGATAAGAAGAGATTGGAGGGGAAGCGACTGCGTCTTCAGCAACGACTGGAGGCGAGAGCAAACGCAGAGGCAaccgagaaagagaagatggaggttTAA
- a CDS encoding putative cytochrome P450, producing the protein MSTPKAEPVPIPGPRGVPLMGNILDIESEIPLRSLEMMADTYGPIYRLTTFGFSRCMISSHELAAEVFDEERFTKKIMAGLSELRHGIHDGLFTAHMGEENWEIAHRVLMPAFGPLNIQNMFDEMHDIATQLVMKWARQGPKQKIMVTDDFTRLTLDTIALCAMGTRFNSFYSEEMHPFVDAMVGMLKTAGDRSRRPGLVNNLPTTENNKYWEDIDYLRNLCKELVDTRKENPTDKKDLLNALINGRDPKTGKGMSYDSIIDNMITFLIAGHETTSGLLSFAFYNMLKNPQAYQKAQEEVDRVIGRRRITVEDLQKLPYITAVMRETLRLTPTAPAIAVGPHPTKNHEDPVTLGNGKYVLGKDEPCALLLGKIQRDPKVYGPDAEEFKPERMLDEHFNKLPKHAWKPFGNGMRACIGRPFAWQEALLVIAMLLQNFNFQMDDPSYNIQLKQTLTIKPNHFYMRAALREGLDAVHLGSALSASSSEHADHAAGHGKAGAAKKGADLKPMHVYYGSNTGTCEAFARRLADDATSYGYSAEVDSLDSAKDSIPKNGPVVFITASYEGQPPDNAAHFFEWLSALKGDKPLDGVNYAVFGCGHHDWQSTFYRIPKEVNRLVGENGANRLCEIGLADTANADIVTDFDTWGETSFWPAVAAKFGSNTQGSQKSSTFRVEVSSGHRATTLGLQLQEGLVVENTLLTQAGVPAKRTIRFKLPTDTQYKCGDYLAILPVNPSTVVRKVMSRFDLPWDAVLRIEKASPSSSKHISIPMDTQVSAYDLFATYVELSQPASKRDLAVLADAAAVDPETQAELQAIASDPARFAEISQKRISVLDLLLQYPSINLAIGDFVAMLPPMRVRQYSISSSPLVDPTECSITFSVLKAPSLAALTKEDEYLGVASTYLSELRSGERVQLSVRPSHTGFKPPTELSTPMIMACAGSGLAPFRGFVMDRAEKIRGRRSSGSMPEQPAKAILYAGCRTQGKDDIHADELAEWEKIGAVEVRRAYSRPSDGSKGTHVQDLMMEDKKELIDLFESGARIYVCGTPGVGNAVRDSIKSMFLERREEIRRIAKEKGEPVSDDDEETAFEKFLDDMKTKERYTTDVFA; encoded by the exons ATGAGCACGCCCAAGGCCGAACCCGTTCCCATCCCGGGGCCGCGGGGTGTGCCTCTGATGGGAAACATCCTCGATATTGAGAGCGAAATCCCTCTAAGAAGCTTGGAAATGATGGCAGATACTTATG GTCCTATCTATCGGTTAACGACCTTTGGATTCTCACGTTGCATGATCAGCTCCCACGAGCTGGCAGCCGAGGTGTTCGATGAGGAGCGTTTTACCAAAAAGATTATGGCAGGCCTCAGTGAGCTTCGCCACGGTATCCACGATGGTTTATTCACGGCCCATATGGGCGAGGAGAATTGGGAGATTGCACATCGCGTTTTGATGCCCGCCTTCGGGCCCCTCAACATCCAAAATATGTTCGATG AAATGCACGACATTGCGACACAGTTGGTGATGAAGTGGGCTCGACAAGGGCCCAAGCAGAAAATCATGGTCACAGATGATTTCACCCGCCTTACATTGGATACCATCGCCCTATGTGCCATGGGCACCCGATTCAATTCTTTCTATAGCGAAGAGATGCATCCCTTTGTGGACGCAATGGTTGGGATGTTGAAGACTGCGGGCGACCGCTCCCGTCGCCCAGGCTTGGTCAACAACCTGCCTACTACTGAAAACAACAAGTACTGGGAGGATATCGACTACCTCCGCAACCTTTGCAAGGAGCTTGTTGATACCCGCAAAGAAAATCCTACGGACAAGAAAGATTTGCTCAATGCTCTAATCAATGGCCGTGACCCGAAGACCGGCAAGGGCATGTCATATGACTCCATCATTGATAATATGATCACTTTCCTGATTGCTG GACATGAAACCACCTCTGGTTTGCTTTCGTTCGCCTTCTACAACATGCTCAAGAACCCCCAGGCATATCAGAAAGCTCAGGAGGAAGTGGACAGAGTCATTGGACGCCGCAGGATTACCGTCGAGGACCTGCAAAAGCTGCCTTACATTACTGCTGTCATGCGTGAAACCTTACGACTCACCCCTACTGCACCCGCTATTGCAGTCGGCCCTCACCCGACCAAGAACCACGAGGACCCCGTCACTCTTGGTAACGGAAAATATGTTCTTGGCAAAGACGAGCCATGTGCTCTCTTGTTGGGCAAGATTCAGCGTGATCCCAAGGTGTACGGCCCCGATGCAGAGGAATTCAAGCCAGAGCGGATGCTGGATGAGCATTTCAACAAGCTGCCTAAGCACGCGTGGAAACCCTTCGGAAACGGAATGCGAGCATGTATCGGTCGGCCGTTTGCCTGGCAGGAAGCGCTCCTCGTCATTGCGATGTTGTTGCAAAACTTCAACTTCCAGATGGATGATCCGTCCTACAACATTCAACTCAAGCAGACGCTCACCATCAAGCCCAATCATTTCTATATGAGAGCTGCTCTTCGCGAGGGCTTGGACGCTGTGCACCTAGGATCAGCATTGAGCGCTAGCAGCAGCGAGCATGCGGATCACGCTGCCGGCCATGGTAAGGCAGGCGCCGCTAAGAAGGGTGCCGATTTGAAGCCTATGCATGTATACTACGGTAGCAACACTGGAACCTGTGAGGCCTTTGCAAGACGCCTCGCCGATGATGCCACTAGCTATGGCTACTCGGCCGAGGTTGATTCGCTAGATTCGGCCAAAGATAGCATCCCCAAGAATGGGCCGGTTGTTTTCATCACCGCGTCTTATGAAGGACAGCCCCCAGATAATGCCGCCCATTTCTTCGAGTGGCTCAGCGCTTTGAAGGGCGACAAACCCTTGGACGGCGTTAATTATGCTGTGTTCGGCTGTGGACATC ACGATTGGCAGTCAACTTTCTACCGCATTCCTAAGGAAGTTAACCGCCTTGTTGGCGAGAATGGCGCAAATAGGCTCTGCGAGATCGGTCTGGCCGACACAGCCAACGCTGATATCGTCACGGATTTCGATACCTGGGGTGAAACTTCGTTTTGGCCAGCAGTTGCCGCTAAATTCGGTTCAAACACCCAGGGCTCCCAGAAGTCATCCACCTTCCGTGTAGAGGTCAGCTCGGGTCACAGAGCAACTACCCTCGGTCTCCAACTGCAAGAAGGTCTTGTCGTGGAGAACACGCTCCTCACTCAGGCTGGCGTGCCTGCCAAGCGGACTATTCGCTTCAAGCTCCCTACTGATACGCAGTACAAGTGCGGTGACTACCTGGCCATCCTCCCAGTGAACCCCAGCACTGTAGTCCGCAAAGTCATGAGCCGTTTCGATCTTCCCTGGGACGCCGTACTCCGCATCGAGAAGGCATCTCCCTCATCCTCGAAACACATTTCCATCCCAATGGATACCCAAGTCTCCGCCTACGACCTGTTCGCCACATACGTCGAACTCTCGCAGCCCGCATCGAAGCGTGACCTAGCAGTCCTCGCCGACGCAGCAGCCGTAGACCCCGAAACCCAAGCCGAACTACAGGCGATCGCCTCCGACCCAGCCCGGTTCGCCGAGATCTCCCAGAAGCGCATCAGCGTATTGGACCTACTGCTTCAATACCCCTCCATCAACCTCGCGATCGGAGACTTCGTCGCCATGCTCCCTCCCATGCGTGTCCGCCAGtactccatctcctcctcccccttaGTCGACCCCACCGAATGCTCCATCACCTTCTCCGTCCTGAAAGCCCCATCCCTCGCCGCCCTcaccaaagaagacgaaTACCTCGGCGTTGCATCAACCTACCTTTCCGAACTCCGCTCCGGCGAACGCGTCCAACTCTCCGTCCGCCCCTCGCACACTGGCTTCAAGCCCCCCACCGAACTCAGTACCCCAATGATCATGGCCTGCGCCGGCAGCGGCCTCGCCCCCTTCCGCGGCTTCGTGATGGACCGCGCCGAGAAAATCCGCGGCCGTCGCAGCTCCGGCTCCATGCCCGAACAACCCGCTAAAGCGATCCTCTACGCCGGCTGCCGCACCCAAGGCAAGGACGACATCCACGCCGACGAGCTGGCCGAATGGGAGAAGATCGGTGCCGTGGAAGTCAGACGGGCCTACAGCCGTCCCAGCGACGGGTCGAAGGGCACACACGTGCAGGATCTCATGATGGAAGATAAGAAGGAGCTCATTGATCTCTTTGAGAGCGGGGCTAGGATCTATGTCTGTGGTACGCCGGGCGTGGGTAATGCCGTCCGGGATTCGATTAAGAGTATGTTCCTCGAGAGACGGGAGGAGATTCGTCGCATtgcgaaggagaagggcgagCCTGTTtcggacgatgatgaggagacGGCGTTTGAGAAGTTCTTAGATGACATGAAGACTAAGGAGCGGTATACTACGGATGTTTTTGCTTAA